From one Streptomyces sp. Q6 genomic stretch:
- a CDS encoding tyrosinase cofactor, producing MNPQVSSIDERAARSATAPAATEPGARARPLLTRRSACLILLGAAGTATAVLRIRPLGREEPKAVPEAFDETYRGRRITGTRLPDTAGTAGAWQVSVDGRPLHLMRRADGSYLSMVDHYESYPTPLAAARGAVAELGGQALQSSPDRTV from the coding sequence GTGAATCCCCAGGTGTCGTCGATCGACGAGCGTGCGGCGCGGAGCGCGACCGCGCCCGCCGCCACGGAGCCCGGAGCGCGCGCGAGACCGTTGCTGACCCGGCGCAGCGCGTGCCTGATCCTGCTGGGCGCGGCCGGCACCGCCACCGCCGTCCTGCGGATCCGGCCGCTCGGGCGCGAGGAGCCGAAGGCCGTGCCCGAGGCGTTCGACGAGACGTACCGCGGGCGGCGGATCACCGGCACGCGACTCCCCGACACGGCGGGAACCGCGGGTGCGTGGCAGGTCAGCGTCGACGGGCGCCCGCTGCACCTCATGCGCCGGGCCGACGGCTCGTATCTGAGCATGGTCGATCACTACGAGTCGTACCCCACCCCGCTCGCCGCGGCGCGAGGCGCCGTGGCGGAGCTCGGCGGCCAGGCCTTGCAGTCGTCCCCCGACCGAACGGTGTGA
- a CDS encoding chaplin, with protein sequence MSRIAKAAAVAFGTGAVVLSGAGLAMADAGAQGEATNSPGVLSGNLLQAPIHVPVNVCGNTVDVIGVLNPAFGNTCVNSDGGDSGYGG encoded by the coding sequence ATGTCTCGCATCGCGAAGGCAGCCGCTGTCGCTTTCGGCACGGGTGCTGTGGTGCTCAGCGGCGCCGGTCTGGCCATGGCCGACGCAGGCGCCCAGGGCGAAGCCACCAACTCGCCGGGTGTCCTGTCGGGCAACCTGCTCCAGGCTCCGATTCACGTCCCGGTCAACGTCTGCGGCAACACCGTCGACGTCATCGGCGTGCTGAACCCCGCGTTCGGCAACACGTGCGTCAACAGCGACGGTGGCGACTCCGGTTACGGCGGCTGA
- a CDS encoding chaplin, which translates to MSRTAKAVVFSAMAAAAMAGTAGIAAADSGAQGAATDSPGVVSGNVVQVPVHVPVNACGNTVNVIGLLNPAFGNSCVNS; encoded by the coding sequence ATGTCGCGTACCGCGAAGGCAGTCGTCTTCTCCGCCATGGCCGCCGCCGCCATGGCCGGCACCGCCGGCATCGCCGCCGCCGACAGCGGCGCGCAGGGTGCCGCCACCGACTCCCCCGGAGTCGTCTCGGGCAACGTCGTCCAGGTGCCCGTGCACGTGCCGGTCAACGCCTGCGGCAACACCGTGAACGTCATCGGCCTGCTGAACCCGGCCTTCGGCAACAGCTGCGTCAACAGCTGA
- a CDS encoding DUF5949 family protein, which produces MTSTSSIDTTFRAADLGTLAVIAWSGEHAEEEGATPFLLAYSMGDSPAGPEASEAAVRALLSNNGLTIGTTVHDGSRHPSFPVSLLVEAGQAVVSMPLLNAQCPVPPEWLEAAEETGTAYFLFTARPWPTATPGQPVTESELQKFAGDEETLNAAAHCLLPIRRIRT; this is translated from the coding sequence GTGACTTCAACGTCGAGTATTGACACCACGTTTCGGGCCGCAGATCTGGGAACTCTCGCCGTCATCGCCTGGAGTGGAGAACACGCGGAGGAAGAAGGCGCCACGCCTTTCCTTCTCGCCTACTCCATGGGTGATTCCCCGGCGGGCCCCGAGGCCTCGGAGGCCGCCGTGCGGGCCCTCCTGAGCAACAACGGGCTGACCATCGGCACCACCGTCCACGACGGGTCGCGCCATCCGAGCTTCCCCGTCTCCCTGCTCGTGGAGGCAGGCCAGGCCGTCGTCTCGATGCCCCTGCTGAACGCCCAGTGCCCGGTACCGCCGGAGTGGCTGGAGGCCGCGGAGGAGACGGGGACCGCGTACTTCCTCTTCACCGCCCGCCCCTGGCCCACCGCCACTCCCGGGCAGCCCGTCACCGAGAGCGAGTTGCAGAAGTTCGCCGGCGACGAGGAGACCCTCAACGCCGCCGCGCACTGCCTTCTGCCCATCCGCCGCATCCGCACGTGA
- a CDS encoding chaplin, producing the protein MRLRAFAAAAVLAGTSVLGSAAMASALDGPDGAHATGVAAHSPGVLSGNVVQIPVDVPVNACGNSLNLVGLLNPAFGNTCVND; encoded by the coding sequence ATGCGTCTTCGCGCATTCGCAGCCGCCGCGGTACTGGCCGGGACGTCCGTTCTGGGGTCGGCCGCCATGGCCTCCGCGCTGGACGGCCCCGACGGGGCCCACGCGACCGGGGTCGCCGCGCACAGCCCCGGCGTCCTGTCCGGCAACGTCGTCCAGATCCCGGTCGACGTCCCGGTCAACGCCTGCGGCAACTCGCTCAACCTCGTGGGGCTGCTCAACCCGGCGTTCGGCAACACCTGCGTGAACGACTAG
- a CDS encoding FAD-dependent monooxygenase, with translation MKVVCAGGGPASLYLAILLKQQDRGRHVTVYERNPAGATYGWGVTYWPDMLDALSAHDEVSARAIEEHSVRWNDGVAHVRGRTTVHHGDEGFAIGRHRLLTILAERATSLGVEVHFGHPVSPGDPVLDGDLIVAGDGARSALRDQHADHFGTHVAPGHNRFVWLGTTKVFRSFTFAFVETDHGWLWCYAYGFDGEHSTCIVECSPATWAGLGLDVMVRDAALKLLEELFAEPLEGHPLIGRTDVDGPSQWQQFGTVTNRVWSHGNLVLLGDAAHTTHYSIGAGTTLAMHDAMALAEALRGPAPLASALGHYERVRRRELLPLQSAARHSADWYENLTRYIHLEPHQMFALLGQRHSPLLPYIPPQLYYRVDRAVDRTQVLRSLKRWVGPRLARFLQNSP, from the coding sequence ATGAAGGTGGTCTGCGCCGGTGGAGGACCCGCGTCGCTGTACCTGGCCATCCTCCTGAAACAGCAGGACCGCGGCCGGCACGTCACCGTGTACGAGCGGAACCCCGCGGGAGCGACGTACGGCTGGGGCGTCACCTACTGGCCCGACATGCTCGACGCGCTCTCGGCGCACGACGAGGTGTCCGCACGCGCCATCGAGGAGCACTCGGTGCGGTGGAACGACGGCGTGGCGCACGTCCGCGGACGCACCACGGTCCACCACGGCGACGAGGGCTTCGCGATCGGCCGCCACCGGCTGCTGACGATCCTGGCCGAACGAGCGACGTCCCTCGGTGTCGAGGTGCACTTCGGCCACCCGGTCTCGCCCGGCGACCCCGTCCTGGACGGCGACCTGATCGTGGCCGGGGACGGGGCGCGGAGCGCCCTGCGCGACCAGCACGCGGACCACTTCGGCACGCACGTCGCGCCGGGGCACAACCGGTTCGTCTGGCTCGGTACGACGAAGGTCTTCCGCTCCTTCACCTTCGCCTTCGTGGAGACCGACCACGGGTGGCTCTGGTGCTACGCGTACGGCTTCGACGGCGAACACAGCACCTGCATCGTCGAGTGCTCCCCCGCCACCTGGGCGGGGCTCGGCCTCGACGTCATGGTGCGGGACGCCGCCCTGAAGCTCCTTGAGGAACTCTTCGCGGAGCCCCTCGAAGGGCACCCGCTCATCGGCCGTACGGATGTCGACGGGCCGTCGCAGTGGCAGCAGTTCGGCACCGTCACCAACCGCGTCTGGTCGCACGGCAATCTGGTGCTGCTCGGGGACGCCGCCCACACCACGCACTACTCCATCGGCGCCGGCACCACACTGGCCATGCACGACGCCATGGCCCTGGCCGAGGCCCTGCGCGGCCCCGCCCCGCTCGCCTCGGCCCTCGGCCACTACGAGCGGGTCCGCAGGCGCGAGTTGCTGCCGCTCCAGAGCGCGGCCCGGCACAGCGCCGACTGGTACGAGAACCTGACGCGCTACATCCACCTGGAACCGCATCAGATGTTCGCCCTGCTCGGCCAGCGGCACTCGCCGCTGCTCCCGTACATCCCTCCGCAGCTGTACTACCGGGTGGACCGGGCGGTGGACCGGACGCAGGTGCTCCGTTCGCTGAAGCGTTGGGTCGGACCTCGTCTCGCCCGCTTCCTGCAGAACTCTCCCTGA
- a CDS encoding vitamin K epoxide reductase family protein codes for MSTDVQRAAAPVRPAADRQPVRSEEAAPPAERHLGFALVLVLTGVAGLLASWVITLDKFKLLEDPNFTPGCSLNPVVSCGNIMKSAQAAAFGFPNPMLGLIAYGVVVAAGAGLLARARFPRWYWLTFQAGCLFGVGFVSWLQFQSLYRIHSLCLWCCLAWVATIVMFWSLAAFNVRNGFLPAGRAVRTFFTEFSWVPPTLHIGAVGMLILTRWWDFWTS; via the coding sequence ATGAGCACCGACGTCCAGAGGGCCGCCGCGCCTGTTCGGCCCGCGGCCGACCGTCAGCCCGTACGGAGCGAGGAAGCGGCGCCCCCTGCCGAGCGGCACCTCGGGTTCGCGCTGGTCCTCGTCCTCACCGGAGTCGCCGGGCTGCTCGCCTCCTGGGTCATCACCCTCGACAAGTTCAAGCTCCTCGAAGACCCGAACTTCACCCCCGGGTGCAGCCTGAACCCCGTGGTGTCCTGCGGGAACATCATGAAGAGCGCACAGGCGGCCGCCTTCGGGTTCCCCAACCCGATGCTCGGGCTCATCGCCTACGGAGTGGTGGTCGCCGCCGGGGCGGGCCTCCTGGCCCGCGCGCGGTTCCCCCGCTGGTACTGGCTGACCTTCCAGGCGGGGTGCCTCTTCGGGGTCGGCTTCGTGTCGTGGTTGCAGTTCCAGTCGCTCTACCGGATCCACTCGCTGTGCCTGTGGTGCTGCCTCGCCTGGGTGGCCACGATCGTCATGTTCTGGAGCCTGGCCGCATTCAACGTCCGCAACGGATTTCTGCCCGCGGGACGCGCGGTGCGCACCTTCTTCACCGAGTTCTCCTGGGTTCCGCCCACGCTGCACATCGGCGCCGTAGGAATGCTGATCCTGACCCGCTGGTGGGATTTCTGGACGAGCTGA
- a CDS encoding glycosyltransferase, which translates to MHVTSAPLPLRVLHVTQPVDGGVARVVADLVRMQRAAGMSVRVACPPSGSLPGHLTDLGCEVLAWEASRSPGRSVLGEARRLAEVVDRVRPDVIHAHSAKAGLVTRLVVRGRIPTVFQPHAWSFEAVEGLGARMALTWERRGARWASRLICVSRAERDTGTAHGIAAEWRLVPNGVDLERFSPAGPSAAGRFGLPATGPLVVCVGRLCRQKGQDVLVEAWRGVLRERPGAHLVLVGDGPDLAELRAAAPPSVTFAGSVDDPAPWYRAADLVVLPSRWEGMALAPLEAMACGSPVLVTDVNGARESLPPPLAPKCLAPPEDPAALTRALVGLLSDAEDLRTLGRDAHRHVHAHHDVRRTAAAVADVYGELLGLETIKCREPVTT; encoded by the coding sequence ATGCATGTGACGTCCGCACCCTTGCCGCTACGCGTGCTCCACGTGACGCAGCCGGTCGACGGCGGAGTGGCGCGCGTAGTGGCCGACCTCGTGCGCATGCAGCGTGCCGCCGGGATGAGCGTACGGGTGGCATGTCCGCCCTCCGGCAGCCTCCCCGGCCACCTGACCGACCTCGGATGCGAGGTCCTGGCCTGGGAGGCATCGCGGTCTCCGGGCCGCAGCGTCCTGGGCGAGGCGCGCCGGCTCGCCGAGGTGGTGGACCGGGTCCGCCCCGATGTCATCCACGCCCACAGCGCCAAGGCGGGACTGGTCACCCGGCTCGTCGTCCGGGGGCGCATCCCCACGGTCTTCCAGCCGCACGCCTGGTCCTTCGAGGCCGTCGAAGGGCTCGGGGCGCGGATGGCCCTCACCTGGGAACGGCGGGGGGCGCGCTGGGCCTCCCGGCTGATCTGCGTCAGCCGGGCCGAGCGGGACACGGGCACCGCCCACGGGATCGCCGCGGAGTGGCGACTCGTGCCCAACGGCGTGGATCTGGAGCGGTTCAGTCCCGCGGGGCCGTCCGCGGCGGGGCGATTCGGCCTTCCCGCGACGGGCCCGCTCGTCGTGTGCGTGGGCCGGCTGTGCCGTCAGAAGGGCCAGGACGTGCTCGTCGAGGCGTGGCGGGGCGTGCTCCGCGAACGGCCCGGGGCGCACCTGGTCCTGGTGGGGGACGGGCCGGACCTGGCGGAGCTGCGGGCCGCCGCTCCCCCGTCCGTCACCTTCGCGGGGAGCGTCGACGATCCGGCTCCCTGGTACCGGGCGGCCGACCTGGTCGTGCTGCCCTCGCGGTGGGAGGGCATGGCGCTCGCCCCCCTGGAGGCCATGGCCTGCGGGAGCCCGGTTCTCGTCACGGACGTGAACGGGGCCCGCGAGAGCCTGCCGCCCCCTCTGGCACCCAAGTGCCTGGCCCCGCCGGAAGACCCCGCTGCCCTGACCCGGGCGCTGGTCGGTCTGCTGAGCGACGCCGAAGACCTTCGCACGCTGGGCCGTGACGCCCACCGCCATGTGCACGCACACCACGACGTCCGGCGCACGGCAGCAGCGGTCGCGGATGTGTATGGCGAACTTCTGGGTCTGGAGACCATCAAGTGCAGAGAGCCGGTCACGACATGA
- a CDS encoding amino acid permease yields MTSDASKATDRNPPPATAAAGSDEERLAQLGYTQVLARRMSAFSNYAVSFTIISVLSGCLTLYLFGMNTGGPVLITWGWVAVGLMTLFVGLSMAEICSAYPTSAGLYFWAHRLAPPRSAAAWAWFTGWFNVLGQVAVTAGIDFGAASFLGAYLNLQFDFEVTPGRTILLFAGILVLHGLLNTFGVRIVAVLNSVSVWWHVLGVAVIVGALAFVPDHHQSASFVFGEFVNNTGWGSGAYVVLIGLLMAQYTFTGYDASAHMTEETHDASTAGPKGIVRSIWTSWIAGFVLLLGFTFAIQSYDGALGSATGAPPAQILLDALGATAGKLLLLVVIGAQLFCGMASVTANSRMIYAFSRDGALPFSRVWRSVSPRTRTPVAAVWLAAAGALALGLPYLINVTAYAAVTSIAVIGLYIAYVIPTLLRLRKGDSFERGPWHLGRWSTLIGVVAVAWVVVITVLFMLPQVSPVTWETFNYAPIAVLVVLGFAGAWWAFSARHWFLR; encoded by the coding sequence ATGACAAGTGATGCCAGCAAGGCCACTGACCGGAATCCGCCCCCGGCGACCGCCGCGGCCGGGTCCGACGAGGAGCGGCTCGCCCAGCTCGGCTACACGCAGGTGCTGGCCCGCCGGATGTCGGCGTTCTCCAACTACGCCGTCTCCTTCACGATCATCTCGGTCCTCTCCGGGTGTCTGACGCTGTACTTGTTCGGCATGAACACCGGCGGGCCGGTCCTCATCACCTGGGGCTGGGTCGCGGTGGGCCTGATGACGCTGTTCGTCGGGCTGTCGATGGCCGAGATCTGTTCGGCGTACCCGACGTCGGCGGGCCTCTACTTCTGGGCGCACCGCCTTGCGCCGCCGCGCTCGGCGGCCGCGTGGGCCTGGTTCACCGGTTGGTTCAACGTCCTCGGTCAGGTCGCGGTGACCGCCGGCATCGACTTCGGCGCGGCGTCCTTCCTGGGCGCCTACCTGAACCTTCAGTTCGACTTCGAGGTGACGCCGGGCCGCACGATCCTGCTCTTCGCCGGGATCCTGGTGCTGCACGGCCTCCTCAACACCTTCGGCGTGCGCATCGTCGCCGTCCTCAACAGCGTCAGCGTGTGGTGGCACGTGCTGGGCGTCGCGGTGATCGTCGGCGCGCTCGCCTTCGTGCCCGACCACCACCAGTCGGCCTCGTTCGTCTTCGGCGAGTTCGTCAACAACACCGGCTGGGGCAGCGGCGCGTACGTCGTCCTGATCGGGCTCCTGATGGCGCAGTACACCTTCACCGGCTACGACGCCTCCGCCCATATGACGGAGGAGACCCACGACGCGTCGACGGCGGGCCCGAAGGGCATCGTCCGCTCGATCTGGACGTCGTGGATCGCGGGCTTCGTCCTCCTCCTGGGCTTCACGTTCGCGATCCAGTCGTACGACGGTGCGCTCGGCTCGGCGACGGGCGCGCCGCCGGCGCAGATCCTGCTCGACGCCCTCGGCGCGACGGCCGGCAAGCTCCTGCTCCTGGTCGTCATCGGCGCTCAGCTCTTCTGCGGCATGGCCTCCGTGACCGCCAACTCCCGCATGATCTACGCCTTCTCGCGCGACGGGGCGCTCCCCTTCTCCCGCGTCTGGCGCTCGGTCAGCCCGCGCACCCGGACCCCTGTCGCCGCGGTCTGGCTGGCGGCGGCGGGCGCGCTGGCGCTCGGCCTGCCGTACCTGATCAACGTCACGGCGTACGCGGCCGTCACCTCGATCGCGGTCATCGGCCTCTACATCGCGTATGTCATCCCCACGCTGCTGCGGCTGCGCAAGGGCGACTCGTTCGAGCGGGGCCCGTGGCACCTCGGCCGCTGGTCGACGCTGATCGGCGTCGTGGCGGTGGCCTGGGTGGTCGTCATCACCGTTCTCTTCATGCTGCCGCAGGTCTCCCCGGTGACCTGGGAGACCTTCAACTACGCCCCGATCGCGGTCCTCGTGGTCCTGGGGTTCGCGGGGGCGTGGTGGGCGTTCTCGGCCCGCCACTGGTTCCTGCGCTGA
- a CDS encoding chaplin: MNTAKKAALVIATAGLAAGAASGAAFADGGASAEGAAVNSPGVASGNVGQLPVHVPVNVSGNTVNGIAGLNPAFGNSAVND, from the coding sequence ATGAACACTGCCAAGAAGGCCGCTCTCGTCATTGCCACGGCCGGCCTCGCGGCGGGTGCCGCGTCGGGCGCCGCTTTCGCCGATGGTGGCGCCAGCGCCGAGGGTGCCGCCGTGAACTCCCCCGGTGTCGCCTCGGGCAACGTCGGCCAGCTCCCGGTGCACGTTCCGGTCAACGTCTCCGGCAACACCGTCAACGGCATCGCGGGCCTCAACCCGGCCTTCGGCAACAGCGCCGTCAACGACTGA
- a CDS encoding DUF3344 domain-containing protein yields MTVGLLSLAAASLPCQAAATATEPSTEKPSIPFTTRYDAELHGGIVRAANAAITCRGADPLKRVGCAEARSGAIASNGDFDMFYTDIDDDPNTYNSSSAEVRIPAGSRVTYARLYWGGNLRVGEQKPPRDNGRVLVAEPGGAYKQVLADTVVGHRVANGADAYQASADVTELVRSSGAGLYTVAQLNVAMGRTAAGAWGGWTLVAAYENPSEPLRRLFVRDGFDTFTRQQPSRTFRMTMPLAEGASGSAGLVAYNGDRGRGGDSLTVSTGRGGPVALSDRANPADDVLNSTISQPGERQPERVPAHANTLGYDSDVFSLDKAVARGGRSLDFRLDSAEDTAWIGALFGAVDVRS; encoded by the coding sequence ATGACGGTGGGCCTGCTGTCGCTGGCGGCGGCGTCCCTGCCCTGCCAGGCAGCGGCGACGGCGACGGAGCCGAGTACCGAGAAGCCCAGCATCCCGTTCACCACGCGGTACGACGCCGAGCTCCATGGCGGAATCGTCCGTGCGGCGAATGCCGCCATCACGTGCCGCGGTGCCGACCCACTCAAAAGAGTGGGGTGCGCCGAGGCCCGTTCGGGCGCTATCGCAAGCAATGGCGATTTCGACATGTTCTATACGGACATCGACGACGACCCGAACACGTACAACTCTTCGAGTGCCGAGGTCCGCATTCCCGCGGGATCTCGCGTGACATACGCACGTTTGTACTGGGGTGGAAATCTCCGGGTCGGCGAGCAGAAGCCGCCGCGGGACAACGGGCGGGTGCTGGTCGCCGAGCCCGGCGGCGCGTACAAGCAGGTGCTCGCCGACACCGTGGTCGGGCACCGGGTCGCCAACGGCGCGGACGCCTACCAGGCCTCCGCGGACGTCACCGAGCTGGTGCGCTCCAGCGGCGCCGGCCTGTACACCGTGGCGCAGCTGAACGTCGCCATGGGGCGTACCGCCGCCGGCGCCTGGGGCGGCTGGACGCTCGTGGCCGCGTACGAGAATCCGTCCGAGCCGCTGCGGCGGCTGTTCGTCCGGGACGGGTTCGACACCTTCACGCGGCAGCAGCCCAGCAGGACCTTCCGCATGACGATGCCGCTCGCCGAAGGGGCGAGCGGCTCTGCCGGGCTCGTCGCCTACAACGGCGATCGCGGCAGGGGCGGTGACTCGCTGACCGTCTCGACCGGGCGGGGCGGCCCCGTGGCGCTGTCCGACCGGGCCAACCCCGCGGACGACGTCCTCAACTCGACCATCAGCCAGCCGGGCGAGCGGCAGCCGGAGCGGGTCCCGGCCCACGCGAACACCCTCGGCTACGACTCCGACGTGTTCTCGCTGGACAAGGCCGTGGCCCGGGGCGGCAGGTCGCTGGACTTCCGGCTGGACTCGGCCGAGGACACGGCGTGGATCGGAGCGCTCTTCGGAGCGGTCGACGTCCGGTCCTAG
- a CDS encoding tyrosinase family protein: MAHVRQNQSALSKTQKRRFVEAVLTLKAKGRYDEFVRMHIDFYMGDGDGGLRVAHMTPSFFPWHRKFLLEFERALQRVDPGVSVPYWDWTVDRTAGASLWSDGFLGGNGRRSDRQVMSGPFARRSGRWTVTEAVTDGDFLMRDFGRPQAPVELPSKEELDRAMGESTYDVEPWNSLSPKGFRNRLEGWPTRRGDRTWFNHNRVHRWVSGHMLGAGSVNDPIFWLHHAFVDLCWSRWRQRHQGAAPYLPVEAPPLGHAQHGRVLVAGDTMPPWDTPLRDMLDHTSLYRYE; encoded by the coding sequence ATGGCTCACGTGCGTCAGAACCAGAGCGCGCTCAGCAAGACCCAGAAGCGGCGCTTCGTGGAGGCCGTGCTGACCCTCAAGGCCAAGGGCCGGTACGACGAGTTCGTGCGGATGCACATCGACTTCTACATGGGGGACGGCGACGGCGGCCTGCGGGTGGCGCACATGACCCCGTCGTTCTTCCCGTGGCACCGCAAGTTCCTGCTCGAGTTCGAACGGGCCTTGCAGCGGGTGGATCCGGGCGTCTCGGTTCCCTACTGGGACTGGACCGTGGACCGTACGGCGGGCGCTTCCTTGTGGAGCGACGGCTTCCTCGGGGGCAACGGCCGCCGGTCCGACCGCCAGGTGATGTCCGGGCCCTTCGCCCGCCGAAGCGGCCGATGGACCGTCACCGAGGCCGTGACGGACGGCGACTTCCTCATGCGGGACTTCGGCCGGCCGCAGGCCCCTGTCGAACTGCCGAGCAAGGAAGAGCTCGACCGGGCCATGGGCGAGTCCACGTACGACGTGGAGCCGTGGAACTCGCTCTCCCCCAAGGGCTTTCGCAACCGGCTCGAAGGCTGGCCCACCCGCCGCGGGGACCGCACCTGGTTCAACCACAACCGGGTGCACCGCTGGGTGAGCGGGCACATGCTCGGCGCCGGTTCGGTGAACGACCCCATCTTCTGGCTCCACCACGCCTTCGTCGATCTGTGCTGGTCGCGGTGGCGGCAGCGGCATCAGGGGGCGGCTCCCTACCTGCCGGTGGAAGCGCCGCCGCTGGGCCATGCCCAGCACGGCCGGGTGCTGGTCGCGGGCGACACCATGCCGCCGTGGGACACGCCCCTGCGCGACATGCTCGACCACACGTCGCTGTACCGCTACGAGTGA
- a CDS encoding DEAD/DEAH box helicase, with product MSISSSDQAVMPENDQDAVDAVQAVAVDETTDTVAVGEAAEPTLTFEDLGLPEAVVRKLAQNGVTTPFPIQAATIPDALAGKDILGRGRTGSGKTLSFGLPVLSRLSGGRSEKHKPRAIILTPTRELAMQVADALQPYGDQVGLKMKVVCGGTSMGNQIYALERGVDILVATPGRLRDLINRGACDLSNIEVAVLDEADQMSDLGFLPEVTELLDQVPAGGQRMLFSATMENEIKTLVSRYLNNPVSHEVDSAQGNVTTMSHHILIVKPKDKAPVTAAIASRKGRTIIFVRTQLGADRIAEQLCDAGVKADALHGGMTQGARTRVLEDFKKGYVNALVATDVAARGIHVDGIDLVLNVDPAGDHKDYLHRAGRTARAGRTGTVVSLSLPHQRRQIFRLMEDAGVDAGRHIIQGGAAFDPEVAEITGARSMTEVEAESAGNAAQQAEREVSSLTKQLERATRRAAELREQADRLTARAARDRGEDEEGVAAAVAAAAEAAAEQVAQAVAAQEPERSEYTEQPRQRRDDRGNYERRDNRGGGFDRRDNDRGGDRGGFRGGDRGGRSFERRDNDRGGDRGGFRRDDRGGDRGGRSFERRDNDRGGFRRDDRPSGDRGGFRRDDRPSGDRGGFRRDDRPSGDRGGFRRDDRPSGDRGGFRRDDRPSGDRGGFRRDDRPSGDRGGFRRDDRPAGGHRGSDRPFNRDRRDDRPATGGHRPYGRRDDHRGTGSASGSGSSSFGRRDDKPRWKRNG from the coding sequence ATGTCTATTTCCAGCTCTGACCAGGCCGTCATGCCCGAGAACGACCAGGACGCCGTCGACGCCGTACAGGCCGTCGCCGTCGACGAGACGACCGACACCGTGGCCGTCGGCGAGGCCGCCGAGCCCACCCTCACCTTCGAGGACCTCGGCCTGCCCGAGGCCGTCGTGCGCAAGCTCGCGCAGAACGGCGTGACGACCCCGTTCCCCATCCAGGCCGCGACCATCCCGGACGCCCTGGCCGGCAAGGACATCCTCGGCCGTGGCCGCACCGGCTCCGGCAAGACCCTCTCGTTCGGTCTGCCCGTGCTGTCCCGCCTGTCCGGCGGCCGCAGCGAGAAGCACAAGCCGCGCGCCATCATCCTCACGCCGACGCGTGAGCTCGCGATGCAGGTCGCGGACGCGCTCCAGCCCTACGGCGACCAGGTCGGCCTCAAGATGAAGGTCGTCTGCGGCGGTACGTCGATGGGCAACCAGATCTACGCCCTGGAGCGCGGCGTCGACATCCTCGTCGCCACCCCGGGCCGCCTGCGCGACCTCATCAACCGCGGCGCCTGTGACCTGAGCAACATCGAGGTCGCCGTCCTCGACGAGGCCGACCAGATGTCCGACCTGGGCTTCCTGCCCGAGGTCACCGAGCTGCTCGACCAGGTCCCGGCCGGCGGCCAGCGCATGCTGTTCTCCGCCACGATGGAGAACGAGATCAAGACCCTGGTCTCGCGCTACCTGAACAACCCGGTCAGCCACGAGGTCGACAGCGCCCAGGGCAACGTCACGACGATGTCGCACCACATCCTCATCGTGAAGCCCAAGGACAAGGCGCCGGTCACGGCCGCCATCGCCTCCCGCAAGGGCCGCACGATCATCTTCGTCCGCACCCAGCTGGGCGCCGACCGCATCGCCGAGCAGCTCTGCGACGCCGGTGTGAAGGCCGACGCGCTGCACGGCGGCATGACGCAGGGCGCCCGTACCCGCGTCCTCGAAGACTTCAAGAAGGGCTACGTCAACGCCCTCGTCGCCACCGACGTCGCCGCGCGCGGCATCCACGTCGACGGCATCGACCTGGTCCTGAACGTGGACCCGGCCGGCGACCACAAGGACTACCTGCACCGCGCGGGCCGCACGGCGCGTGCCGGGCGTACGGGCACGGTCGTGTCCCTCTCCCTGCCGCACCAGCGCCGCCAGATCTTCCGCCTCATGGAGGACGCGGGCGTCGACGCCGGGCGTCACATCATCCAGGGCGGCGCCGCGTTCGACCCCGAGGTCGCGGAGATCACCGGTGCCCGGTCCATGACCGAGGTCGAGGCCGAGTCCGCGGGCAACGCCGCGCAGCAGGCCGAGCGCGAGGTCTCCAGCCTGACCAAGCAGCTGGAGCGCGCGACCCGTCGCGCCGCCGAGCTGCGCGAGCAGGCCGACCGCCTCACCGCCCGTGCCGCCCGTGACCGTGGCGAGGACGAGGAGGGCGTGGCCGCGGCCGTCGCCGCCGCAGCCGAGGCCGCCGCCGAGCAGGTCGCCCAGGCCGTCGCGGCGCAGGAGCCGGAGCGCTCCGAGTACACCGAGCAGCCGCGTCAGCGTCGTGACGACCGCGGCAACTACGAGCGTCGTGACAACCGCGGCGGCGGTTTCGACCGTCGTGACAACGACCGTGGCGGCGACCGCGGTGGCTTCCGCGGCGGCGACCGTGGCGGGCGTTCCTTCGAGCGTCGTGACAACGACCGTGGCGGCGACCGCGGCGGCTTCCGCCGTGACGACCGCGGTGGCGACCGCGGCGGGCGTTCTTTCGAGCGTCGTGACAACGACCGTGGCGGCTTCCGCCGTGACGACCGTCCCTCGGGTGACCGTGGTGGCTTCCGTCGCGACGACCGTCCGTCCGGTGACCGTGGTGGCTTCCGCCGTGACGACCGTCCCTCGGGTGACCGTGGTGGCTTCCGCCGTGACGACCGTCCCTCGGGTGACCGTGGTGGCTTCCGCCGTGACGACCGTCCCTCGGGTGACCGTGGTGGCTTCCGCCGTGACGACCGTCCGTCCGGTGACCGCGGCGGCTTCCGTCGCGACGACCGCCCCGCCGGCGGTCACCGGGGCAGCGACCGCCCGTTCAACCGCGACCGCCGCGACGACCGTCCGGCGACCGGCGGCCACCGCCCCTACGGCCGTCGCGACGACCACCGCGGCACCGGCTCGGCCTCCGGCTCGGGTTCGTCCTCCTTCGGCCGCCGTGACGACAAGCCGCGCTGGAAGCGCAACGGCTGA